The proteins below are encoded in one region of Misgurnus anguillicaudatus chromosome 24, ASM2758022v2, whole genome shotgun sequence:
- the LOC129422189 gene encoding uncharacterized protein produces the protein MSHKDTPCRSSSRERKFTEKGQEMHDQDTKKRERAFNKTYDSWKLVARKTRTKLKTLCSSEELNELQQDIQAKHDDVSQQYEPILRNSNTTPEIVKKMDACGTLTKDICDLISNRLETINQDYNDQLEKERVRETLNKDEYGSVFGHTKTETVISESPERLSNHSSSDSTHSSRVDAQAELAAKLEQSKAMKEIQAQQAHLRKLEGEWKLKEAKMMSEMKQKEVEMQQQLEQERAKLQQLQAAKDVAIAAARVRAYDGFEGFEDHDEEFNDKTNSACYRMETKPRLNPDAVSFQPHQVAPEVIMTQESASLAQAIASSLSMNRLPIPEPTTFSGDPLQFTDWKMSFIALIDRKPLPPSEKMFYLKNYLAGEARKAVEGFFYRDSESAYNGAWKVLQDRYGNPFIIQKAFRDKLTRWPRINTNDPLALQEFADFLQGCTEAIPYVKGLAILTDCEENHKLHKKLPEWIVRKWSRIIVEELDTSGSYPDLACFTKFLSKEARIACNPIASPLLINFKAKDDKSPKRAKAFNTHTQTKSFAQEKQETNGSKPKPPCSVCKSEAHYITQCPAFAAKSSEDKKLFIHENRLCFGCLRKGHMTKDCKKRHTCNICSRRHPTCLHEDRKQRPVEATTNSSSSVENHASLETHKVISHSSTQHASATSSIVPVFVSSIQEPHREVLTYAILDTQSDSTFVLDDVLDKLNVDAQPVKLKLSTMTAIDTIISSKNVHGLQVRGLHSKNHIPVQQAYSRDFIPVDKSYVPTKETSLQWPHLRHLAYNLQSLQDFDVGLLIGYDCPSALAPLEVIIGDKNQPFAQRSELGWSIIGSSNPHLDRQGSQSFVHRLTVKELLIPSATDVLKVLESDFTERTYEDKYVSQNDVQFIQFLSDNITQKKDGHYEMPLPFKGNSPPYLPNNKRLATVRLQCLKKKLKTNEQYYNQYKTFMEETINKGEAEPAPTTSEGETEWYLPHHGIYHPRKPGKLRVVFDCSAKFHGVSLNDTLLTGPDLINPLLGVLCRFRKEAVAIICDIERMFYQFSVTPESRNYLRFLWWKGGDLEKETQEYRMTVHLFGAASSPGCANFGLKHLARQHKATYPLASTFVEKNFYVDDGLVSVPSVEEDKKLITESQELCKRGGLRLHKFNSNEEAALTCLDHSERAATIKPLGLDSTLTERALSIQWSIETDTFSFNSSLKDQPSTRRGCLSVIASLYDPLGFVAPFSLTGKCILQELCHRGIGWDDPLPEDMRSRWEEWINGLPKLKEVSIPRCYLPYDFPNLVRVELHHFSDASCVGYGACSYLRYQNDRDQVHCSLVLAKARVAPSKVTSIPRLELAAAVVSTKIIVMLKGELDIKIDEEVFWTDSQVVLGYINNDARRFHIFVANRVQLIRDNSDPSQWHYVDTAENPADHASRGLRASDINSTNWLRGPKFLWERELHLTPSTPSELLIGDPEVKTNQVLATEAKDYNDILRRLSKFSSWTTILKVVSRIKRLGSKSKQHCEYVTVKEREKAADEVIKIVQQQAFPKEIKMLQGKKELPNSSSLFRLDPIWSEGLLRVGGRLKQSSLCHKGKHPVILPNNSHITKLIVSHFHAKTCHQGRSQTLMELRANGFWVIGGSKLVAKLIHNCVVCRKLRRPTERQQMAELPKERVEASAPFTYSGMDCFGPFIVTKARKQYKRYGLIFTCLYSRAVHIEMLEDLSTDSFINSLRCFISLRGAVQQLHCDQGSNFVGARNELKEALKKCDTKLLEIFLTEKQCEFVFNAPSDSHAGGVWERQIRTVRNVLNATFAQCSGRLDDASLRTLLYEAMAIVNSRPLTVDGINDPQALEPITPNHLIMMKSKVALPPPGVFVKEDLYATKRWRRVQYLIEQFWCRWKREYLLNISLRQKWHSPQRNLKVNDIVIIKDDNLPRNHWQLGRVIETVQSSDGLVRRVKVQVGERKPHKNQDPPSKPSVIERPIKKLVLLLEN, from the coding sequence atgtcacATAAAGACACACCATGCAGATCCAGCTCACGTGAGAGAAAGTTTACAGAGAAAGGCCAAGAGATGCATGACCAAGACACCAAAAAACGTGAGAGAGCATTTAACAAAACCTATGACTCTTGGAAGCTGGTAGCAAGGAAGACTAGGACAAAATTAAAAACCCTCTGTTCATCAGAAGAACTTAATGAATTACAACAAGACATTCAAGCAAAGCATGATGACGTTAGCCAGCAGTATGAACCTATCTTACGGAACAGTAACACCACACCAGAGATTGTAAAGAAAATGGATGCCTGTGGTACGCTAACAAAAGACATTTGTGACCTCATAAGTAACCGTCTAGAGACTATTAATCAAGATTATAATGATCAACTTGAGAAGGAAAGGGTAagagaaacattaaataaaGATGAATATGGGTCTGTCTTTGGCCACACAAAAACTGAAACGGTAATCTCAGAGTCACCGGAGAGATTGAGCAACCACTCCAGCTCAGACAGTACTCACAGCAGCAGAGTAGATGCACAAGCAGAGCTTGCGGCTAAGCTGGAACAATCAAAAGCCATGAAAGAAatccaagcacagcaagcacatcTTCGCAAGTTAGAAGGTGAATGGAAACTTAAAGAAGCAAAAATGATGTcagaaatgaaacaaaaagAGGTGGAAATGCAGCAACAGTTGGAACAAGAAAGAGCAAAATTGCAGCAGTTACAAGCAGCAAAAGACGTTGCTATAGCAGCAGCTCGTGTGAGAGCATATGACGGTTTTGAAGGTTTTGAGGACCATGATGAGGAGTTTAATGACAAAACTAACTCTGCTTGCTACAGAATGGAAACCAAACCTCGATTAAATCCTGATGCAGTATCATTCCAACCTCACCAAGTTGCTCCTGAAGTGATAATGACTCAGGAGTCTGCCAGTCTTGCCCAAGCAATCGCCAGCTCATTAAGCATGAACCGCTTGCCGATCCCTGAACCAACCACGTTCAGTGGTGACCCTTTACAGTTTACCGATTGGAAAATGTCATTCATAGCTCTTATTGACAGAAAACCTCTCCCACCAAGTGAAAAGATGTTTTATCTCAAAAATTATCTTGCTGGAGAGGCGCGCAAAGCTGTAGAAGGTTTCTTTTATCGAGATTCAGAGAGCGCATACAATGGAGCATGGAAAGTCTTACAAGACCGATATGGGAATCCGTTCATCATACAAAAGGCTTTCCGAGATAAGCTCACAAGATGGCCAAGGATCAATACAAACGACCCACTTGCACTACAAGAGTTCGCTGACTTCCTCCAAGGCTGCACGGAGGCGATTCCATATGTCAAAGGACTAGCTATCCTTACTGATTGCGAGGAAAACCACAAGTTACACAAAAAGCTACCAGAATGGATTGTGCGCAAGTGGAGTCGAATTATTGTAGAGGAACTTGACACGTCTGGAAGCTATCCAGATCTTGCATGCTTCACAAAGTTCCTGAGCAAAGAGGCACGGATAGCTTGCAACCCTATTGCTTCTCCATTGTTGATAAATTTCAAGGCCAAAGATGACAAATCACCAAAGAGAGCCAAAGCTttcaacacacatacacaaacaaagaGTTTCGCCCAGGAGAAACAAGAAACAAACGGCAGCAAACCAAAACCACCTTGCTCCGTCTGTAAAAGTGAAGCTCATTACATCACCCAGTGTCCTGCCTTTGCAGCGAAGAGTAGTGAAGACAAAAAGCTATTCATCCATGAAAATCGGCTCTGCTTTGGGTGCCTAAGGAAGGGTCATATGACCAAGGATTGTAAGAAGCGACACACATGCAATATATGCAGCCGTCGTCACCCAACCTGCTTGCACGAAGACAGGAAACAAAGACCTGTGGAAGCAACAACGAATAGCTCCTCTTCCGTAGAAAACCATGCAAGCTTGGAAACGCACAAGGTCATATCCCATTCATCAACACAACATGCTTCTGCTACCTCAAGTATTGTCCCAGTCTTTGTGTCTTCAATACAAGAGCCACACAGAGAAGTACTTACATATGCCATACTGGACACACAGAGTGACTCAACGTTTGTCCTGGATGATGTACTTGACAAGCTGAATGTTGATGCTCAACCAGTAAAACTGAAACTGAGTACTATGACTGCTATTGATACAATCATATCTAGCAAGAATGTCCATGGTCTACAAGTTAGAGGACTGCATTCTAAGAACCACATCCCAGTACAGCAGGCCTACAGCCGTGACTTTATCCCGGTGGACAAGTCTTACGTCCCAACAAAGGAAACTTCATTACAGTGGCCTCATCTCAGACATTTGGCATATAATCTACAATCCCTTCAAGACTTTGATGTAGGGCTTCTTATTGGATATGACTGTCCATCAGCGCTAGCTCCTCTTGAGGTCATCATTGGTGACAAAAATCAACCGTTTGCACAGAGATCAGAATTAGGATGGAGTATCATAGGCTCATCTAACCCCCACTTAGACAGACAAGGAAGTCAGAGCTTTGTGCATCGGCTCACAGTAAAAGAACTGCTAATTCCATCGGCGACAGATGTTCTTAAAGTCCTAGAATCAGACTTCACCGAGAGAACTTATGAAGATAAGTATGTGTCCCAAAATGATGTTCAATTCATACAGTTCCTCAGTGACAACATCACTCAGAAGAAAGACGGACATTATGAGATGCCCCTCCCATTCAAGGGCAACAGTCCACCATACCTACCAAACAACAAGAGGCTAGCCACAGTGCGCCTGCAGTGCCTTAAGAAGAAATTAAAGACCAATGAACAATACTATAATCAATACAAAACATTCATGGAAGAAACAATTAACAAGGGTGAAGCAGAGCCTGCCCCTACAACATCTGAGGGAGAGACGGAGTGGTATCTTCCACATCACGGCATCTATCACCCCAGGAAACCAGGCAAGCTGAGAGTCGTATTCGACTGTTCAGCCAAATTCCATGGTGTTTCTTTAAACGACACTCTACTGACTGGGCCTGACCTTATCAATCCTCTGCTAGGAGTTCTTTGCCGCTTCAGGAAGGAGGCCGTAGCGATCATCTGTGATATTGAAAGAATGTTTTATCAGTTCTCTGTCACTCCAGAATCCCGGAATTATCTGAGATTCCTCTGGTGGAAAGGTGGAGATTTGGAGAAGGAAACACAGGAATACAGGATGACGGTTCATCTCTTCGGAGCCGCCTCGTCGCCAGGATGTGCGAATTTCGGCTTGAAGCATCTGGCGCGGCAACACAAAGCTACCTACCCTCTGGCGTCAACATTTGTAGAGAAAAACTTTTATGTTGATGACGGGCTGGTCAGTGTCCCATCAGTCGAAGAGGACAAGAAACTGATCACTGAGTCGCAGGAGTTGTGCAAAAGAGGAGGCCTACGCCTTCACAAATTCAATTCAAACGAGGAAGCAGCCCTTACCTGCTTAGATCACTCAGAAAGAGCAGCAACCATCAAACCTCTAGGACTAGATTCAACCCTAACAGAGCGTGCACTCAGCATTCAATGGTCGATTGAAACCGACACTTTCAGCTTTAACAGCAGCTTGAAAGATCAGCCATCAACCCGGCGTGGTTGCCTTTCTGTCATTGCCTCGCTTTATGACCCACTTGGATTCGTCGCTCCATTCAGCCTAACTGGAAAGTGCATACTGCAAGAGCTGTGTCACAGAGGCATCGGATGGGACGATCCACTACCAGAAGATATGAGGTCAAGGTGGGAGGAGTGGATAAATGGTCTTCCTAAGTTGAAAGAGGTTTCAATCCCAAGATGTTACCTCCCATATGACTTCCCTAACCTTGTTAGAGTAGAGCTGCACCATTTTTCAGATGCCAGCTGCGTGGGATATGGTGCATGTTCTTACCTCAGATACCAAAATGACAGGGACCAAGTCCATTGCAGTCTCGTGTTGGCGAAAGCAAGGGTTGCACCCTCGAAAGTCACAAGTATCCCGAGATTAGAACTTGCTGCAGCGGTGGTTTCTACAAAAATCATTGTCATGTTAAAGGGTGAGCTTGACATAAAAATTGATGAAGAGGTTTTCTGGACAGATTCACAAGTCGTGCTTGGGTACATTAACAATGATGCCCGTAGGTTCCACATATTTGTTGCAAACCGTGTTCAACTGATAAGGGATAACAGTGATCCCAGTCAGTGGCACTATGTGGACACTGCAGAAAACCCGGCCGATCATGCTTCCCGAGGTCTTCGTGCTTCAGACATTAATTCAACAAACTGGTTGCGAGGACCGAAGTTTCTCTGGGAACGTGAGTTACATCTAACACCAAGCACTCCATCAGAATTACTCATTGGTGATCCTGAAGTCAAAACAAATCAGGTGCTTGCAACAGAAGCCAAAGACTACAATGACATCCTCAGGCGTTTGAGTAAGTTTTCATCCTGGACAACAATTCTTAAAGTGGTTTCAAGAATCAAGAGGCTGGGCTCCAAATCGAAACAACACTGTGAGTATGTGACTGTTAAGGAGCGTGAGAAGGCTGCAGATGAAGTGATTAAGATCGTACAGCAGCAAGCTTTCCCTAAGGAGATAAAGATGCTTCAGGGTAAAAAGGAACTTCCAAACTCAAGCTCTCTCTTCCGTCTCGACCCCATCTGGTCTGAAGGACTCCTCCGTGTCGGTGGGAGATTGAAACAGTCATCGCTCTGTCACAAAGGGAAGCACCCAGTCATCTTACCAAATAACAGCCACATCaccaagttgattgtgtcccatTTCCATGCTAAAACATGCCATCAGGGTCGAAGCCAGACTTTAATGGAGCTTCGGGCCAATGGATTCTGGGTAATTGGTGGGAGCAAGTTGGTGGCTAAGCTGATACACAATTGTGTGGTTTGCAGGAAACTGAGACGACCGACAGAGAGACAGCAAATGGCCGAACTTCCCAAAGAACGCGTCGAAGCCTCGGCACCTTTCACATACAGCGGCATGGACTGTTTTGGTCCATTCATTGTAACGAAAGCTCGCAAGCAATACAAAAGATACGGCCTGATTTTTACATGTCTGTACTCTAGAGCAGTTCATATAGAAATGCTTGAGGATTTGTCAACAGACTCATTCATCAACTCCTTGAGATGCTTCATCAGTCTGAGAGGAGCTGTTCAACAACTACACTGTGATCAAGGCTCTAATTTTGTTGGCGCCAGAAACGAGCTCAAAGAAGCACTTAAAAAATGTGACACCAAGCTACTGGAAATCTTCTTGACTGAGAAGCAGTGCGAATTTGTTTTCAATGCTCCCTCTGACAGTCACGCAGGAGGCGTCTGGGAACGTCAGATCAGAACCGTTAGAAATGTGCTGAATGCCACCTTTGCACAGTGCTCAGGTCGACTTGATGACGCCTCCCTCAGAACACTGCTATACGAGGCCATGGCTATTGTTAACAGTCGCCCGTTAACAGTGGATGGAATCAACGATCCGCAGGCACTGGAACCTATAACACCGAATCACCTCATTATGATGAAATCTAAAGTGGCTCTTCCTCCCCCTGGAGTATTTGTCAAGGAGGACCTGTATGCGACAAAGAGGTGGAGAAGAGTTCAGTATCTTATTGAACAGTTTTGGTGCCGCTGGAAACGGGAATATCTGTTGAACATATCCTTGAGACAGAAATGGCACTCACCTCAACGCAACCTCAAGGTGAATGATATTGTCATTATAAAAGATGATAACCTCCCAAGAAACCATTGGCAACTTGGACGAGTGATTGAAACTGTTCAAAGTAGTGATGGCTTAGTTCGTCGAGTTAAAGTGCAAGTTGGGGAGAGAAAACCTCATAAAAACCAAGATCCTCCTTCCAAGCCCTCAGTTATTGAGAGACCAATCAAAAAATTGGTGCTCCTCCTTGAGAACTGA